A genomic stretch from Asterias rubens chromosome 7, eAstRub1.3, whole genome shotgun sequence includes:
- the LOC117292871 gene encoding netrin-1-like — MHFVVEFRCLMAVILLNGASFTRSAGQNLNMFSAQQSQPDPCYSEPGGQPRRCVPDFVNAAFGVPVEASSTCGTPPSRFCALSSGDEGERQRNCFVCDDSQPKRKHPPEYLTDLHNPNNLTCWQSEPFTSNPHNVTLHLALEKMYELTYISLEFCSIRPDSMSIFKSQDYGKTWQPYHYYSGQCRKIYGMNKNALITKQNEQEALCSDIQSTDLLTGGSRVAFSTLEGRPSAFDFDNSPVLQDWVTATDIKVTFNRLPSLGDEELDDTIRESYYYAVSDFSVGGRCKCNGHASRCIKDRDGLPICDCKHNTAGAECEMCKPFHYDRPWQRATTKEANECVRKYT; from the coding sequence ATGCATTTTGTCGTAGAGTTCCGGTGTTTGATGGCAGTGATTTTACTGAACGGTGCGAGTTTCACTAGATCGGCCGGTCAGAATCTGAACATGTTCTCAGCCCAACAGAGTCAGCCGGATCCGTGTTACAGTGAACCGGGCGGTCAGCCAAGGCGCTGCGTTCCGGATTTCGTCAACGCCGCTTTCGGCGTTCCGGTTGAGGCATCCAGTACTTGTGGGACCCCGCCAAGTCGCTTCTGTGCCCTGTCCAGCGGCGACGAAGGGGAACGCCAGAGAAACTGCTTCGTGTGCGACGACAGCCAGCCGAAGAGGAAACATCCTCCAGAGTACCTGACTGATTTACACAACCCCAACAACCTGACGTGTTGGCAGTCCGAACCCTTTACCTCCAACCCGCATAATGTTACCCTGCACCTCGCCCTGGAGAAGATGTACGAGCTCACCTACATCTCGCTGGAGTTCTGCTCGATCCGTCCGGATTCTATGTCCATCTTCAAGTCGCAGGATTACGGCAAGACGTGGCAGCCGTACCATTACTACTCCGGCCAGTGTCGGAAGATCTACGGCATGAACAAGAATGCTCTCATCACCAAGCAGAACGAGCAGGAGGCGCTCTGCAGCGATATCCAGAGCACTGACCTACTGACAGGTGGGTCGAGGGTCGCGTTCAGCACCCTAGAAGGTCGCCCGTCTGCCTTCGATTTCGACAACAGCCCCGTGCTTCAGGACTGGGTGACGGCTACGGACATCAAGGTGACTTTCAACCGGCTACCGTCTCTAGGTGACGAGGAATTAGACGACACAATCCGGGAGAGCTACTATTACGCAGTATCTGATTTCTCGGTCGGTGGACGGTGTAAGTGTAACGGGCATGCTTCGAGATGCATCAAGGACCGGGATGGCCTACCCATCTGCGACTGTAAACACAACACGGCGGGTGCAGAGTGCGAAATGTGTAAACCTTTCCACTATGATAGACCATGGCAGAGAGCTACCACCAAAGAGGCCAACGAATGTGTCCGTAAGTATACATAA